Genomic window (Streptomyces sp. LX-29):
GTCCGCGTCGCCGTCGGGGTCCTGGCACCCATGGGCGTCATGCTCGCCCTCGGCCTCTGGGGGCTCGACCGGGGCGCGATGTGGCGCGACGAGTCGGCGACCTATCTGGTGGCGCGGCGCACCCTGCCGGAGATCTGGCGGCTGCTCGGCACCGTCGACGCCGTCCACGGGCTCTACTACCTGCTGATGCACGGGGTGCTCGCCGCCGGCCGCGGCCTCGCCGCCCCCGTCGGCGACACCGAGACGCTGCTGCGGGCGCCCTCCCTGCTCGCCGCCGTCGGCACCGCCGGGCTGGTCGCCGCCCTCGGCCACCGGCTGACCGGGCGGGCCCGGGTGGGGCTGTGGGCGGGGCTGCTGTACGCGGCGACACCGATCGTCAGCCACTACGCGCAGGAGGGGCGGCCGTACGCCCTGGTGGCCACCGGCGCCGCCGCGGCGACCCTGCTGCTGGTGCGGGCCGCCGAACGGCACACCGCCGGCGGCTGGGCCGGGTACGGGGCCGTCGTCGCGGTCACCGTGCTGCTCAACGCCTGCGCCGCGCTGCTGCTCGTCGCGCACGCCGCCACCCTCGCCCTCGCCCACGCGCCGCGCCGCACCTGGCGGGGCTGGGCGGCGGCGGCCGTCGGGGTGGTCGCGGTGCTGGCGCCGCTGCTGCTGGTCTCCGCCGGCCAGGCGGACCAGGTGGCGTGGATCGCCGAGCCGCGCTATCCGCAGGCCAAGGCCCTGCTGTACGGGTTCGCCGGGCCCAGCGGGCTGGTCCTGGCGGTCAACCTGGCCCTGATGGGCGTCGCGCTGGCGCGACCGCTGCCGCCCGCCACCCCGCTGCCGCTGCCGGCGGTGGCGCTGCCGCTCGCCCTCGTGCCCCCGCTGCTGCTCTTCGCCGCCTCCCAGCAGGAGGCGCTCTTCCACCCGCGGTACGTGTTCTTCGCGCTGGCCGGGGTGCCGCTGCTGGCGGCGGCCGGTGCCGAGTGGCTCGCCTCCCGCATGGCCTGGCGGCGGCCGGTGGCGCTGGTGGGGGCGGCGGCTATCGGCCTGGCCTTCCTCTGGCAGTTCCCCCTCCACCAGCGGGAACGGGCCCTGTCCAGCCGGGCCGACAACCTCGCCGTGGCGGCCGCGGAGCTCGGCCGGGTCACCCGCCCGGGCGACGCGGTCCTCTACGCCCCCGCGTACGAGCGCCGTCTCGCGCTCGCCTACCCGCGGCCGGTCGCCCACCTCCGCGATGTGGCGCTCCAGGCCCCCGGCCCGCCCTCCGGAACCCTCTACGGGCGCGAGGTCGGCCGTCGAGAACTCGCCCGGCGGCTGGCCCCGCTGGACCGGGTGTGGCTGGTCTCCGAGCCCGGTCCACCCCACGGCCCCAAGCCCACCGCCCTGGCGGCGCGGGGGTTCCGGCCCGGCCCGTCGCTGTGTCTGGCGGACGGCAAGCTGACCCTGTACACGAAGGCCCCCAGATGATCAGCTTGCCGAGGCCGGGCGGCGAGCAACGGCCTCCCACACCCGAGGAGTTCCAGGCGGCGGTCGGCAAGCGGCTGGACGACGTGGCCAAGGTCCTGGCCGGGGCGCTGGTCACCGTCGCCGGGGTCATGACGGCGCTCGGCCTCACCAGCGACATCGTCTTCGTCGCGCTCAACAACGAGTCCTGGCCCATCTACGTGGCCTCGCTCTGCGCGATCGTCGCCATCGTCTGCAGCATCGTGGCGCTGCTCATCCGACCCACCCCGCGGGGCAACCTGTGGGAGACCATCGTCCTGATCCTCGGCGTCGTCTTCTACATGGTGGCGCTGAGCGTGGCGGTCGTCGGGGCCTCCCAGGCCGCCGGCGGCAACGGCCGGCCCACCATCACCGACGTCCGGCTCGACGGCCCCCGGTCCGACCTGCGGCTGAGCTTCGAGGTCCACGCGGACGGCGTCGACACCTGGGCGACCATCGAGGTCTACGCCAGCGCCGTGGACCGGAACGGCGACGCGCTCAGCAACGTCGACTTCTACTCCAGCGTCCTGCGGCCCGACGACAGGGGAGACGTGAGCCAGCGGATCAGCACCCCCGCGACCCTCCCCGCGAAGGCCTGGGGCATCCAGATCAGCGCGCTCGCCGCCGATGGCCCCGAGGAGTGCGAGAAGCTCACCCAGCACGGACCGGCCTGCGTGGAGGTGCAGGTGCCGTAGCGGGAGGCGGCCCGGCGCCTGCCGGACCGTCAGGCTCGGCGTCGGCGGATCAGGTACGCCACCGCGACGACGCCGAGCAGCGGGCCCCAGAGGAGCAGGGGGGCGTAGCAGAGGGTCATCACGGTGCGGCCCGCGCCGTGCGGGGAGTCCGGCGCGTCCATGTTCTCGTTCCAGCCGCCGGCGAGGGCCGTGAGGGACAGGGCGGTGAGGGCCGCCGCACCGGTGATCGCCGGGATGAAGGCCAGCAGCGGGGGGATGCGGCGGCCGCCGAGGCCGGGGACCCAGCGGGGGATCACCTCGCCCCAGCGGTGGATCAGGCCGAGGGTCAGCAGGCCGAGGGTCTCGGCGAAGAGCGAGAGGCCGATCAGGTAGAGGGACATGCCCCAGCCGATCTCGCTCTGGTGGAGGCCCGAGCCGGGGGCGAAGCCGAGCGGGACGCCGAACGCGCCGGCGACCCGCCACAGTCCCGACGCCAGCGGGGTCAGCGCGGCGATGTGGGCCGTGCGCCGGACCCACGGCGCGGGCTCGGTGCGAGCGGTGCCGGGCAGCGGGACGGAGGCGGTCGCCACGGTGGACTCCCTGGTGTGGTGGGCGAGTTCGATGTGTCGATCCTCGCTGTGGAGACCCTCGCGTCGCGTCCGGCCGTGGTCGTCATTCCGGCGGCCGGTGCTCGGCCCGTCGTCTGACGTCCGATGAGACGTGAGAGGGAGTCCGTACACCCGCCCGTCAGCCCTCGGCCGCACGCCGGTGTCAGACCGCGGCCGCACCCCGTGTCATAACTCCCCGTCAGACGTCCGTCTCCCCCCAGCAGCACCCGCCGCACCCCGTGTCATAGCTCCCGGTCAGGCCCCCGCCGCACCCGTGCCGTAGCTCCCGGTCAGACCCCCGTCTCCCCCAGCAGCACCCGCCGCACCCCGCGCCATAGCGCCCGGTCAGACCCCCGTCTCCCCCAGCAGCACCCGCCGCACCACCCGCTCCGCGGCCCGGCCGTCGTCGTAGCGGCAGAAGCGTTCCCGGAAGGCCGCCCGCAGCGCGGTGGCGGACGCGTCGTTCCAGCGACCCTCGCGGAAGACGGCGATGAGTTCGTCCTCGGTGCGGGCGACGGCGCCGGGGGTGTCGCCGGGGCGGCCGGAGAGCAGGTCGAAGTAGACGCCGCGGGTGGCGCGGTAGAGCTCCCAGTCGTCGGCGTAGACGACGATCGGCCGGTCGAGGTCGGCGTAGTCGAACATGATGGAGGAGTAGTCGGTCAGCAGCGCGTCGGCGGCCAGGCACAGGTCCTCCACCCGGGGGTGCGCGGAGACGTCGATGACCAGGCCCGCCTCGGCCAGCCCCGCCAGGTCCGCCTGCGCCCCGTAGGAATAGTGGGCCCGCACCAGCAGCACCGTGTCCGGCCCCAGCGCCCGGCTGACCCGCCCCAGGTCCAGGCGGGGGGTGAAGGAGTGCTGGTAGTCGCGGAGGGTGGGGGTGTAGAGGATCGCGGTGCGCTCGGCGGGGATGCCCAGTTCGGCGCGGAGGGCCGCGATCTCGGCCCGGCCGGCGCTGAAGTAGACGTCGTTGCGCGGATAGCCGTATTCGAGGATCTCGTACGAGGCCGGGTAGACCCGCTCCCAGACCTCGCTGGAGTGCTGGTTGGAGGAGAGCACGTAGTCCCAGCGGTCCACCCGGCGCAGCAGGCTGCGGAAGCTCATGCCGCGGGCCGCCGCCGGATAGTGCTGCTGGTCCAGGCCCATGCACTTCAGCGGGGTGCCGTGCAGGGTCTGCAGATGGATCTGTCCGGGCCGCTTGACCAGGTCGTTGGCGAAGTTGACGTTGTTGACGAGGTACTTGGCGCGGGCGATGGCCTGGTAGTACCCGCGGGTGCCGGGCAGCACGTAGTCGACGTCCCGCGGGACGGTCTCCAGCTGCGACGGGCGGACCACCCACACCCCGTGGATGTGCGGCGCCAGCTCCCGCGCCGCGTAGTAGACGGCGGCCGGATTGCACAGCACCCCGCGGTTCCAGTAGGCGGAGTAGACGGCCAGCCGGTCGTCCAGCGGCAGCCGCCGGTGCACCCGGTACAGCGCCCGCTTGGCCCGCGCGGCCAGCGGGTGGCGGACCTTCCGGCGCAGCCAGCGAGTCCCGGCGGAGGGCCGCGCGGACGCCTCCCGGGCCAGGTAGCGCGCGAAGGAACCGCGGGCCAGCGCCTCGAAGCGCTCGGCGTCCTCGGGCGGCGCGGTGAAGCCCGGCGGCACGTGCACGAGGTACCAGCCCGACGCCCGCTGGAAGAAGCGCAGCCGGTCGCGGGGGGCCACCCGCGAGGGGTTGTCCAGGCAGAACAGGAAGTGTGAGACGGCCCGTTCGAAGAGGGCGGGGCGCAGCGGTTCCAGCCGCGGGCGGTCGTCGAGGAAGTCGAAGAGGCGCGCGTACTGCTCGAAGATGACGAAGTGCTCCTCGCCGGGGCTGCGGGTGCTGGCCCCGGTGCGCCGCTGCCGGTACTCCAGCCCCACCAGGGGCACACAGGCGAGCCGCTCGGCCGTCAGCATGGTCTTGTACGACAGCAGGGCGTCCTCGTAGATACCCTCACTGAAGGCGAACCGGTGTTCGGTGTAGAACTCCCGGCGGTAGACGCGGTTGGAGGACATCGCGAACAGCCGCAGGAACTCGGGGCGTTCCAGGATGGAGAAGACGTCCGTGCCGGCGGACTCCAGCAGCGGCCCGAAGAGGCTGGACTCCCGCCGGTCCCACCAGTAGGTGCGCACATGGTCGAAGTAGAGGATGTCCGGGTCGGCGGTGCGGGCGAGCCGGTCGGCCAGGCCGCGCAGGGTGCCGGGGGCGAGGGTGTCGTCGCCGTCGAGGAAGAGCAGGTAGTCGCCGGTGGCCCGGGCCACGCCGGCGTTCCTGGCCCGGCCCGGGCCCTGGTTGACCTCCAGGTGCGCCGGGACCACCCGCTCGTCCCGCGCCGCGTACTCGTCGATGATGGCGCCGCAGTGGTCCGGCGACCGGTCGTCGACCGCCACCACCTCGATGTCGTGGAACGACTGGGTCAGGGCCGAGTCGAGGCACTCGCGCAGATAGCCCTGCACCCGGTAGGCGGCGACGATGATGCTGAAGCGGGGCATGACGCCCTCCTCCCGTAACGGACCGGGGTCACCGGGGTCTCGGCCGGCGACGGACCGGGATCACCGGGTTGTCGGCGCTCAACGGCGCGAGACCACGTCGAGGGTGACGGCGGGCGGGCCGTGGGGCCGCGCGGCCGGGGCCGGGGTGCGGTCCGCGAGCGGCACCACCGGCGGCCCGTCGTCGGTCTCGCCGAGGAAGACCCGCCGCACCACGCGCTCGGCGGCCCGCCCGTCGTCCCAGGGGCAGAAGCGTTCCCGGAAGGCGGTGCGCCGCCCGGCCGCGGTGGACTCGCGCCAGCCGCCCTCGCGGAACACCGCGATCAGCTCGTCCTCGGTGCGGCAGACCGGCCCCGGCGCGTCCTCGCCGGTGAGGTCGAGATAGACGCCGCGGGTGGCGCGGTAGGCGTCCCAGTCGTCGGCGTAGACGACGATCGGGCGGTCCAGGTTGGCGTAGTCGACCATGAGGGAGGAGTAGTCGGTGATCAGCGCGTCGGCGGCCAGGCACAGCTCCTCCACGCTGCCGTGCGCCGAGACGTCGATGACCCCCGCCGCCCCGGCCGCTCCCCCCTCCACGCCCGGCCCCTGACCGCCGTCGGCGAAGTAGTGCGCGCGGACCAGCAGGGTGAACTGCGGGCCCAGCGCGTGCGCGACCCGGCCCACGTCCAACCGGGGCGCGTGATCGCGCGCGTAGTCGCGGTGGGTGGGCGCGTACAGCACGGCGGTGGCGTGCGGCGCGATGCCGAGCGCCGCGCGGATGCGCCGGACGTCCTCGGCGGTGGCGCGCTGGTAGACGTCGTTGCGCGGATAGCCGTAGCCGAGCGTGGTGTAGCCGGAGGGGTAGACGCGCTCCCAGGTGAGGGTGGAGTGCCGGTTGGCGGAGAGGCTGTAGTCCCAGCGGTCGACCCGCTTCAGCAGCCGCTCGAAGTCCATGGCGTGCGCGGCCGCCGGATGGTCCTGGAGGTCCAGGCCCATGTGCTTGAGCGGGGTGCCGTGGTGGGTCTGGAGGTGGATCTGGCCGGGCCGCTTGCGCAGCCGGTCGGTGAAGTTGACGTTGTTGACCAGGAAGCGGGCGCGGGCCAGGGCGGTCCAGTACGCGGCCGAGCCGGGCTGGATCCGCCGCACGCCCGGCGGCAGGGTGTGCGCGTACGCCTCGCCGGTGATCCACGCGGTGCGCAGGTGCGGCGCCAGCCGTCGCACCTCGGCCTCGATGGCCGCCGGGTTGCAGGCGTAGCCGCGGTGCCAGTAGGCGGCGAAGACGGCCAGCCGCGGATCGAGGCGCCGGTGGCGCTGGAGCAGGTAGTGCGCGCGCAGCACCCCGGTCCGCAGCGCCCGGTAGCAGCCGCCGGCCAGTCGCCGGCCGCCGCGCCACAGCCGCCGCGCCGCGCTCAGGAACCCGTACGCCCGGCAGGCGCCGAGCCGCAGCAGCGTGGAGCGCAGCCGGATGCGGCGCCGGGCGGCCCGGCCGAGCGCGCCGTGGGTGTGGTGGCGGCGGTGGTGGGCGCGGGTGCGGCGGGCGAAGTCGGCGCGGGTGCCCGGCGGCAGCCGGCCCGGCGCGGCGTAGATCGCGGAGAGGTGCTCCAGCATCCGCTGGAAGAGCACGGGGCGCCAGTGGGCCAGTTCGGGCCGGCTGTCGACGAACGCGAAGACGCGGTCGTACTGGTCGAAGACGTCGAAGTGGGCATGGCTGGTGGTGCGCAGGATCGAGCCGCGCCGGCGCTGCCGGTAGTGCACGCAGACCCGGTCCAGGGTGGCGACCGAGCGGGCGCACAGCAGCACCGGGTAGGTCCAGGGGGTGTCCTCGTAGATGCCGGGCGGGAAGGCGAAGCCCTCGCGCTGGATGAAGTCCCGGCGGTACGCCTTGTTCCACGCCACCATCAGCAGCCGCAGCAGCTCGGGGCGGTCGGCGAGCCGGAAGACCTCGGGCACGTCGGTGCCGGCCGGGCCGCGCTGGGCGAGCAGCCCGGCGCGCACGTTGCGCACCGTCACGCCGGTCCAGTACACCCGCGCGTAGTCGAAGAGCAGCACCTCCGGGTCGGCGATGGCGCGCAGCCGCTCGTCGATCGCGCGCAGCGCGCCGGGCGCCAGGGTGTCGTCGCCGTCGAGGAAGAGCAGGTAGTCGCCGGTGGCCTGGCGCAGCCCGGCATTGCGGGCCGGGCCCAGGCCCGTGTTCTCGGGGAGATGGACGGGGCGCACCCGCGGGTCCTGGGCGGCCAACTCGTCGATGATGGCGCCGCAGGCGTCCGGGGAGGCGTCGTCGACCGCGATCAGCTCCAGGTCGGTGTGGTCCTGCGTCAGCACGGAGCGCAGGCAGTCGTGGAGGTACGCCTGGACCTTGTACGCGGGGACGATGACGCTGAACCGGGGCACGGCGGATCCCAGGGGTCGGGGACGCGGGCGAGAAAGGTTGTCCCACTATCACGTAAACAGAGGGGAGTGAACCGTTTTTGCGGCGCTGGGCGGGGAGAGCCGCCCCGTTTGGCGCACAAGCCCGCCGCCGTGCCCGCACCGTCCCCGTAGCGCTCTGGCCCCGCTGTGCCCCGCTGTGCCCCCGTCGCGCCCCGCCCCGCCGTGTCCGTACGCCCCCGTACCCCTGGCGCTACGGCCCCGGCTACTTCACCGCGCCCGCCATCACGCCCGACACGAACTGCCGTTGGAAGGCGAAGAAGACGGCCAGCGGCACCACCATCGAGATGAAGGCGCCGGGACCGAGCACGTCGATGTTGTTGCCGAACTGCCGGACCTGCTGCTGGAGCGCGACCGTGATCGGCGGGTTGCCGCTGTCCGCGAAGATCAGCGCGACCAGCATGTCGTTCCACACCCACAGGAACTGGAAGATGCCCAGCGAGGCGATGGCCGGGCCGCCCAGCGGCAGCACCACCCGGAAGAACAGCCGCAGCTCGCCCGCCCCGTCCAGCCGCGCCGCCTCCAGCAGCTCGCGCGGGATCTCGGCGAAGAAGTTGCGCAGCAGGAAGATCGCGAAGGGCAGGCCGAAGGCGGTGTGGAAGAGCACCACGCCGGTGGTGGTCTCGAAGATGCCGATCTCGCCGAAGAGCTTGGCCACCGGGATCAGCGCCACCTGCACGGGGACCACGAGCAGGCCGACGACCAGCAGGAACCACCAGTCGCGGCCGGGGAAGTCCATCCAGGCGAAGGCGTACCCGGCGAGCGCGCCGATCAGCACCACCAGCACCGTGGCCGGGACGGTGATCGCGGCCGTGGTCCACAGCGAGTCGGTGATCCGCTCGTTGTTCAGCAGGTCCTCGTAGGCGCCGAAGGTGAGCTGGCCCGGGTCGTCGAAGACCTTCCACCAGCCGGAGACGTCCACGTCGGCCGGGTCGCGCAGCGAGGAGAGCAGCAGCCCGACGGTGGGCAGCAGCCAGAAGAGCCCCACCAGGATCAGAAAGATCCGGGTCGCCCCGCCGCCGGCCCGGGCCGCGATCCGCGCGGGCAGCGACTGTTTGCCTCGTACGACCGTGTCCGCACTGGTCATCGGCGGCGCTCCCTACGAATCCGGCGGATATTGAAGAACATCACGGGCACCACGAGCAGCAGCAGGAACACGGCGATCGCGCTGCCGACGCCCTGGTTGACGTCCGTCCCGAAGGACGACTTGTAGAGCTGGAGCGCGAGCACGTTGGCGTCGTCCTGGGAGGTGCCCGGCGCGATGATGTAGACGAGGTCGAAGATCTTCAAGACGTTGATCATGAGGGTGACGGTGACGACGGCGAGCACCGGAGCCAGCAGCGGCACCGTCACCCGGCGGAAGACCTGCCACTCGTTGGCGCCGTCCACCCGCGCGGCCTCCAGCAGCTCGCGTGGCACGCCGGCGAGCCCGGCCGCGATCAGCACCATCGCGAAGCCCGCCCACATCCAGACGTAGGAGCCGATGATGGCCGGGGTGACCAGGTTCGGTCCGAGCCAGTCCACGCCGTTGTAGGGCTCCTTGAAGTTCGATCCGGGCAGCCGCAGCAGGGCGCCCTCCGCCTCGGCGGGCAGGGTGTAGGTGCCGTCGGCGCGGGTGGTGGCGGTGGCGACGACCTTCCCGTCCCGCACCGCCTCGACCTCGACGTCCGCCAGCCCCTTCTCGCCCCGCTCCAGCACGTTGTGCCGGCCGCCGCCGCGGGTGAAGTCGAACCAGACGGTGCCGGTGATCTTCCCGGGCTCGGCCTTGGCCGCCTTGGCGTCCGCCGCCCCGCGGATGTCGTCGCGCTTGGCCGCGACCAGCGGTACGGCGGTGGGCGCGCCGACCCGCAGCGGCTCGGGAGCGGTGAACGAGCCGCCCCCGGAGTCGGTCAGCCCGGCGTCGGGGCGCGGGTGTGCGCCGGGGAAGGGCGGCGAGTCGGCGAAGGTGTCGTGCACCGTCACCCACATGGCGTTGGCCACGCCCCGGTCCGGGTCCTGCTCGTACACCAGCCGGAAGATGATGCCCGCCGCCAGCATGGAGATCGCCATCGGCATGAAGACGACCAGCTTGAAGGCGGTGCCCCAGCGCACCCGCTCGGTGAGCACCGCGAAGATCAGCCCGAGCGCGGTGGCCACCGAGGGGGCGACGACCACCCAGATGATGTTGTTCTTGACCGCCGTGAGGATGGCGTCGTCGGTGAACACCGTCTCGTAGTTGTCCAGCCCGACGAAGCCGTCACCCGGGGCGTCGAAGAAGCTGCGCCACAGGGAGTAGCCGATCGGATAGACGACGAGGGCGCCGAGCAGCGCCAGCGCGGGCAGCAGGAACAGCGCCACCACCCACGGCCGGGTGCCCATGAGGGTCCGGCGCCTGGCGGTGCGCTTCGTGGCGGACGGGGTGGGGCCGGAGGCGGCCGCGCCGCCCGCTGTCGCGGTCGACATGATGGAGGTCTCCCGGTCGCTCGGGTCGGGTCGGTCGCGTCGTCAGTTCTGGTACGCCTTGGCGGCGTCGGACTCCAGCCGCCGCTGGATGCCGGCCACGTCCTTCGGGTTCTTCAGGAAGTCCTGGAGCGCCTTCCACTCCCCCTGGGCCGGCTTGCCGCCGAAGGCCGCCGGGGCCTGGTCGGACATGTCGAAGCGGAAGTCGTCGCCGGCCTCGATGAGCGAGCCGGCGATCGCGCGGAGTGGGGCGTTGGGGTACGCGTCCAGGTCGAGGTTCTTGTTGGCCGAGACGAAGCCCCCGGCCTCGGCCCAGATGTGGGCGGCGTCCGGCGAGGCGAGGAAGGTCAGCAGCGCCTGCGACGCCTTGGTGTCCTTCAGCGCCACCGCCACATCCCCGCCGGTGACCACGGGCGCCTTGCCGCCGTCCACCGCCGGGAACGGGAAGACCTTCGCCTGGCTGCCCAGGTCCGCGCCGGCGTCGGCGATGTTGGCGGCCACGAAGTCGCCCTCGAAGACCATGCCGGCCTCCGGCTCGGCGGCGTTGGCGAAGGTCCGGGTGACCGACTCCGGGAACTCCGTCTGGAGCGCGCCCTCGCCACCGCCCGCGACCAGGCCCCGGGTGCCCCACAGCTCGGCGAGGGTGGTGAGCGCCCGGGTCACCGTGGGATCGGTCCACTTGATCTCGTGCCGGGCCAGCTGGTCGTACTTCTCCGGCCCCGCCTGGGAGAGGTAGACGTTCTCGAACCAGTCGGTGAGCGTCCAGCCGTCCGCCCCGCCGACCGAGACGGCGTCCACCCCGGAGTCCGAGACCAGCTGGGCGGTGTCCAGGAACTCCCGCCAGGTCTTGGGCGGCTCGGCGCCCGCGTACGCGAAGGCGGCGGTGTTGTACCAGACCAGCGACTTGTTGCTGACCTTGAAGTAGACCCCGTACTGCTTGCCCCGGTGGGCGCCCAGCTCCCGCCAGCCCGGGGAGAAGTTCCTGGCCAGCTGCTCCCGGGTGGCGGCGTCGACCGGCTTGGCCCAGCCCTTCTCGGCGAACTCTCGTAACACGCCGACCTGCTGGAGCATCGCGACGTCCGGTGGGTCGCCACCGGCCATCTTCGAGCCGACGAAGGCCGACATGTCGTCGCCGCTGGGCACGAACGAGACCGAGGCCCCGGTGCGCTTCTCGAACTCCTTGAGGACCTTGCCGAAGCTCTCCTGCTCGGTCCCCGTCCACACGGCGGTCACCTGGAGCTTCTGCCCCTTCAGCTGAGGCAGCCGCACGGTGGTCGGCGCCGGGCTGCCCCCGGCGTCCGCCGCGTCCTCGCCGCCGCAGCCGGTGGTGGCCAGCGCGAGGGCGCCGGCGGCCAGCAGGCCCAGCGCGGCCGTGCGGTGCGGGCGCCTCCGGCGTTGCGGCGAGCCCGGCCGTGTTCGAAGCGGTGTGCGCATCCCCGTCGTCCCTCCACTGTCGGCCGTGCGCGCGTACGACCGCGTCCCGTGCGGACAGTCCTACGCTCCACCTGGGACGCCCGCAATACCGCGATCAAAGTCAACTCACCTATCGTGACCGGCCCGTGATGAAGAGTGACCCTTTTCGGTGAAGGTGTCGAATGGGTTGGCGCGAAAGGGGCTGGAGGGGTGCCGAGGATTTGTGAGGTATGGGGTGACGGCGGGTCTGGTGTTACGTGAGTGGCGGTACGGGAGGCGCCTCGGCGGACTGCGCGGCCCGCTGGAGGGCGCTGGCCAGCAGGGCCAGATCGGTGGGGCCGTTGCCCAGCTCGCGCAGCGGCCGGCGGGTCGGCGGGTCGCCCATCCGCTCCCAGTCCAGCGGCACCACCGTCGGCCGCTGGGTGGCGGTGCGCGGGATGCGCCCGGTCACCCGGCCCGCCTGGAACGGGGTCGCCACGTCGTCGTCCGGGCGGCTCAGCCGGCCCCGGCCGGGGGAGGGCGCGGGGGCGGCCTCCCCGCCGGCGGGCGCCGCCGCCTCGGCGGTCCCGTCGGCGGTCTCCGCACCGGCTGGCGACTCCAGCCCGATCCACAGCCCGGCGCGCTCGACCGCCGCCGTCTCGGCGGTGCGGTCCGGGCGGCCGGACGCGGCTATGAGGTGCACCCCGAGCCGCGCCCCGTCCCGCGCCACGGCCTCCAGCGCCCGGACGACCGAGCCGGCGGCCGGGCGGCCGGGGCTGCCGAGCGCGGGGGCCACCAGCGCGTCGTAGTCGTCGACGAGGACGACGAGCCGGGCCAGCCCGGCGACCGGCGCGGGCATGCGCAGCTGGAGCGTCCGCACGGAGCCGGTGGAGGTGAGGTCGGCGGCGCCGCGGCCGTGGCCGCCGCCGGAGGCGTCGCGGGCGGTGGCCTGTGCGGGCACCCGGTCCGGCGCGCCCGCGGGGGCCGAGGCCGGTGCCGGAGCCGTGGTGGGCGCCGTGGTGGGTGCCGGGGCGGCGGCAGCGGCCCGGTCGGCGTCGGCGGGCTGCCGCTGCGCGACCACCCGTTCGCCGCCGGCCTGCCGCTCGTTCCAGGCGAGGAAGTCCAGCGGGCCCAGCAACTCGGCCCGACGCTTCAACTCCGTGCCCAGCGCCTGCGCGAACTCCCGCATCCGCACCGGGTCGGAGGCCGCCAGATAGGTGGAGACATG
Coding sequences:
- a CDS encoding extracellular solute-binding protein; the protein is MRTPLRTRPGSPQRRRRPHRTAALGLLAAGALALATTGCGGEDAADAGGSPAPTTVRLPQLKGQKLQVTAVWTGTEQESFGKVLKEFEKRTGASVSFVPSGDDMSAFVGSKMAGGDPPDVAMLQQVGVLREFAEKGWAKPVDAATREQLARNFSPGWRELGAHRGKQYGVYFKVSNKSLVWYNTAAFAYAGAEPPKTWREFLDTAQLVSDSGVDAVSVGGADGWTLTDWFENVYLSQAGPEKYDQLARHEIKWTDPTVTRALTTLAELWGTRGLVAGGGEGALQTEFPESVTRTFANAAEPEAGMVFEGDFVAANIADAGADLGSQAKVFPFPAVDGGKAPVVTGGDVAVALKDTKASQALLTFLASPDAAHIWAEAGGFVSANKNLDLDAYPNAPLRAIAGSLIEAGDDFRFDMSDQAPAAFGGKPAQGEWKALQDFLKNPKDVAGIQRRLESDAAKAYQN